The Rhododendron vialii isolate Sample 1 chromosome 5a, ASM3025357v1 genome contains a region encoding:
- the LOC131327401 gene encoding uncharacterized protein LOC131327401 yields MDYATYQRERLAGPLRVRDFREVQSQAHGAAEERRAAGEKEKGGKGRVRRSLSGPVRGGPPELLWKIAVVDSQGNPAELHLAPARVEPTPITVPVPTEWANEAVRRMLALENIVRRTASGLPLDLCYLTPTPPPAAQRS; encoded by the exons ATGGACTATGCGACataccagagggagcgtttggcaGGGCCGTTGAGAGTCCGGGACTTCAGAGAGGTCCAGAGTCAGGctcatggagctgctgaggagaggagagctgcaggagagaaagagaaaggtgGCAAAGGCCGTGTGAGACGAAGCCTGAGCGGACCAGtaagaggtgggccaccagagctCCTGTGGAAGATAGCCGTGGtagattctcagggcaatccggccgaaCTGCACCTAgctcctgccagagttgagcccaCGCCAATTACTGTTCCA GTACCAACTGAGTGGGCGAATGAAGCTGTTCGTCGCATGCTTGCATTGGAGAACATAGTAAGAAGAACGGCAAGTGGTTTGCCATTGGACTTGTGCTATCTAACGCCAACTCCACCACCGGCGGCTCAGAGGTCTTAG